ACTAGGTATATTGCTTTTATTTTGGCAGAGACCAAGGTTGGGTTGGTCCCAGAGGATACTTCTTCTGAGTCAACCAGAAGAACAGTGGAAGGACCTGTTCTACCGACTGCAGGTGACTCCATCTTAAGTGTAATAATTGTGAGCACACATGCAGAGAATTTCTATGACAACTTTACTGGCTCGGCACAGGAACCTGGAGTTGCTGTGTCAGAATCAGCAAACTACTATCACACTGATGAAAACCCAGATCCTACACAGTTTCCCAAAAGAGAAAATGAAACGGATGCAAACATTGAGAAAGAAACAGATCAAGGAGATGAGTATAACATAACTAAGGCAGATGATAGTTCTGTCATGTCAACCATATTCCCCTCTACCCTAAAGGTTGAAGTAAGTCATACAGATACTGAAAAGAAGTTAGCTGAATTGTATGATAATCAAGCTATTGACACAACATCACAAACCACTGCCATATACATGTTCCCCACTGTACATCCATCCACTGACCATTTTGAAGGATCTGGACAAGAAGATCAATCAGCGTTTTCAGGAGGACTCATACATTCACAGACAACCCAAGGTTCAGTGGTGGAACTAGCTTCTGGTTACTATTTTAGTGCTACTCAAGATCCCATAAAAGATGTCCATGACTTAGACTCAAATCTGGATCCCAAAACACCCATACCACCTTCTTCACAGCCAAAACTTGACAACAGTTCTAAATTATCTTGGGAAGACGGAAGTGGAGATGTTACAGAGTCCACATGGATTACATTGAATAGTGGTTCCTCTGTCAACACAAATATTACTCAAAAACATAAAACCAATGTAACTGTAGAGAAAGACGGCCAACACAACACAACCCATACACCTATGCTTCTCACACAAGGTTTATACGGCTCAAAAGAAACTTCATCTGCGCCAGTTTCTCACCTTTTAAGTCCCAATATGTCTCGTGTCCAGTCAATCATTACGGATATAAGAGAGCAGACAACGATAATAGGCACAGTGGAGAATACCAAAGATTTAGAGTCCAAAACAGATGTATCTCCCACCTTTACAACTTTCACTTCATCACCCAACAATCCCAGGAACTCTTCACATCATAATTTAGAGAAGACCATTCCACCTACTGCGTCCCTGAGCCCGTCAGATCCTCTGCCTGCAGTCCCAACCGAGAAAGCTATTGTGGGATCCTCCATTAATTTTTCAGGTAACCACCTGCATATCTGCACGGCTGTTACTCTTTCGGTGGTCTACTACATCACCAATGCCTTAAGATGAATCTTCTACTTCTACCTCTGTGCTTTGTCCTTTCACTGTCTCATTAGAATCTGTGAACCTCTGTCAGCAGCCTGATCTATGTGGGTCCAACCAGTCTGATCATTCGAGAGCTTGCATTGTTTTTGTTGACTTCTATGAAGTATTTTTATGATtgtttccatgaaaaaaataaaccaaattaAATGCTTTTCTTAGAATTAAAGCACTTGATTCAGGTCATAACTTTCCTTATTCCTTCATTTCCTTTCTGGTGTCttctttatgtgtgtgtgtctatctGATTCTTTCACTAACACCTTCTTTATGGCATTTTAAATCAATAGTTAATCAACACAGACAATTTCATATAGTAATGGAATTCCAAGAGTTTCACTTGAATTTTCACGGCCAATTTTAGCTTATATAGGTTAATGTTTTTGATCAAAAATGTCTTTACTTTTGTTCTGTCCAACTGGTGGTTACTTGTAGTAATGTCTCAGCAGGCGCATGGCCCACTGAGTAAAGCTTAGAAGTTAAACACAGTGGATCTGGACAAAAACTGGACAATTAAGGTTGAGATACACTGCACATTGATATTCACCATGGGCAATTAATAAGCCGTGGTGATCCCCACATTGGCTGGATGCATGAGATATCAAAGACCCTAAGTATCAAACATTTGCCTTCTCTGTGATAAGTTTGGCCCAAAGTGGTGATAAGTTGAGGGATAATAGATGAGGAAAACCCAGATTTACTGTAGGAAATTTTTTGGAGCTACAATGAAATCAACTGTGGAGCTCTGAGTTCTAAGTAACTTCTTATGTTTGACCAAAGGCAATTCCGCCTGACTACTCCATACACATTGAGCGTGCAAGGGGAGAGAGGAATCTGTTACTTCCAGAGACTTCAAGTAGTAGCCAGAACTGAAATTCAACACGCCTGATCCTAAGTTGCCTCCAAATATCATCCGTCAAGAGAGATCTGGCACACCTCCATACACATAAAATATTTGGCCAGTTCTAGACGACTATGCTCGTATGGGTATGGGCAACTTCAGAGGCCTATTAAGAAGATACCAGAACCACCTACTCCCAGAATGAACTCCTTTGGAACTggttggattttttcataactgGGATCTCCAGGGATCTCGGCCTATTCCAAAGTGGTGATGTTTCTAAAAAGCACTGTTCCTGGTGCTAGTATTTGGTAGTAATTGAAAATCAAGAACTTTTATTGTATCTTCTTACTTACCTGAATTTTAGAGGATAACTAAAAATAGAATTCCCTTTCCCAAATAATTTTTAGAATATGCATTCTACTAACACTTTATCAGACAACTTTACCTAATCTTTTATGCTTCTGTGCATAAGTTTACTGATGTCATCAACGATGACATATTCTTtagatatagtataattagtTCATTTTTTAGCAAATCAGTAGTGTCCTATTGTACCTATTGTACCTTGTGTTGTAGATATCTGCTACCCCAACCCATGTGAAAATGGAGGAACCTGCATTGATGAAGACGATGGTGAATTTCGCTGTTTGTGTTTGCCAGGCTATTTTGGAAAAGTCTGTCATATAAGTGAGTGAAGAGGGAGCTATTTATCTCTTTGTCAATATTACAATATAATTCATGTGTCTCATACATACAGACATTCAAACTGCCAGGCGACCTtctggaatgtatgggctccataaCTTTAAATAGTCAGAAACACTATGACATCCTCACGATTTGCACCAGTGTGTAGGACAGACGGAACAGGGtaaaggattttttttgtaaaatgtggGACGCTATGAGGAGAATGTAAGGGATACAATATCAAACAGATCAGTGAATAGTGGGTCACCTGTAGCAATTGACAGGACAGTGGTCGCTActcatttttctaggctcctgaCAGCAGTGCCCCATCTATAGTACCATGAGGGTGCTCATGTCATTATGTAGGAACATCAACTAACCATTGAGATTTTTAGGCATGTTATATACAATAGCAATGGCTTTAAATAAAAAGAGGACCGCCATGGGACCTTACCCAAAGTCCCaaatattaaacatttttaagTAGTAGAAAACTACATCAAAGCACATATCTTTTCAGTTTAAATGATAAATCATAAGTGAGAGAAAGTGAAACGATTCAAGGCAGAGCAAAAACTTGGGTCCATCAAGTATGCAAAATAGCTTGCCACCATAAATAAGAAAATTGTCTATCTAGTGCAACATTTAGGTGGCTATACTCTAgaggcccttttacatgggccaataaGCAAGAATGAACATTCATAGGAACATTTGTTCGACTGATCATTGGGCCAACTAAACACCCCACTGATGTAATCACAAAAACAATCATTTGTCATCTGCACATTTCCAACCATTATTTTTTCCCTATGTAGTTTGCATCGGACTGTGGGAAGTACCTTGAAATGAACACCGATAGACTTGTTATATGGTTTGTCGGCCCTCGTTTTGGCCCTACATCGGGCCATATGAAAGAATGCTAagtcaaaacaaagaaagcttttGTCCTTCTGGAAGAgagattttttttacctacttctCATTCTCTAGAGACGAGCTGAAGTATCAGTCTTTTCAGTATTCAGCATTAGACCTGCTTCTGTCCTGCTCAGTTTGTATTCTTTTCAACCCAAGTACTCATACTTCCATGGCAATTCCCTTTTGGAAGCCAACCCTATTATAGTTCAATCCCAAGATTAGTTAACTAGATGACATTAGAGAAAGGGGTGGTCGCTAATATATAATAGGAACCATCGAAGAGTCCAGAAAGATTTCTCTGTACAATTGCTAAACATCTACCTTTGTCCTCCTGATCCAATGTCAATATCTCTGGTTAGATGTAGATAAATGTCTTGAGGATTGGGACACGTTCCAAGGATTCTGCTACAAGCATTTCTATGATCGTAAAAGGTGGGAAGAAGCTGAAACCCACTGCCGAGAATATGGCGGTCATCTCGTAAGCATTGTGACCCCTGAAGAACAAGACTTTGTGAACAGTAAGTATAGAAAATTACCGTGTATTAATGGGCTCCAAACAGGATACCTGCCACCTCGAAAGTCAACTAATTTGCCCTAAAAAACTTCTGATTCTAATTCTCTCCTCTCCAAAGACTTATTATATAGCACTCGACAAAACAAGAACACAGTGCTACATCACTTAGCAACAGCACTATCTCTCAAGCAAAGTTCTTCTCCAATAAGTCATCCAGACTTCCATCATGCTTAGGTCACTCCCAGTACAAAAAAACAGTATCTAGAGTCATAGCCTTTTGGTTCAAAAGATGGAGATGACTGAATTGATATGTCAGTTGCATGTCAAACACTTAAACATGTCGAAGTAAGAATTCAGTCATTAGCATGCAAAACACCAACAGATTCAGAATGTTTTTGAATTGGTAGGTTGGAGTTACATCCTTGCATTGTTCTCCTGCAGCAGATCATActtaaagcaaaaaaaacataTCAACATTGACCTAGTTATGGTGTCTTGGGATGTCATGCCAACATGGCAGGTTTGTGGAAGCCAGCTTCTGATTTGCTGATATTTTTGATGCCTTATATTTATATTAGTTATGTCATGTTACTCAGGTACACACGATCAGCAGAATTAGTAGGTACCATGCCACACAGAGGAAAGTAGTAATTTAAAATTTCAGAAGATCCAGAATTTATATCTCCAGAACTTCTGCATCATAAGGAAGATTATCACATTAAGGCAAGAAATTAACTATACTAAACAGAAACCTGATGGCCTATATCGTGCCTACATGTCATTCTGTTTGATAAGTTATCTTCATAGACAAGATGAAAGATCCACCATTACCACTTGGATAAGACATTGGGGGTTTGTCTAAAAAAATCAAGAGTTATTTCTTTCCTTGTACTGTATACTTGTGTTTATTATAGATGTATGCATTTCTGCTTTACACCTTTACCAAACACTTTAGTAACACATAGGACACTTATGTAATTTGGTGCGGTCTACTTCATTTCTGAAAGTCCAAAGAGCCTGATGGATGGGTAAGTGAAACATTTTCCTTAAAACACAGACCAACCTTTATCCAACCCTATGTTTCAGTCCAATAGGGCTATTTGAGGgaagttttactttattttctgaCCCTATTTTCCTCAAGCTCATTACTGGAGCTCTCATGACTTTTAACTTCCACTCAATCCTAGTTTCAGCTGGTAGAACCAGCTAGTAGAACATTTCCATAGCTTGGAGACTCTGGAAATGAACTTTTTTGAGATGCACTATTGTGTACAATGTAGAATTCAATTAACTTAATGTCATTTAGGTAGTGGAGACTCGGGATTCAGGAGGTTTTCAGGACTGTTGAGGCCCTAAAATTATAGGAATCTATGAAACCTCATCTTAAACTTACCtacataaagaaaaatgtatGGTCCCTTAAAGAAAAGAAAGTAGAGTTGTGATATGGTATTTATTGTcccacaattatatatatatttttaattttactgTAGATCAGTATAAGGACTTCCAATGGACAGGCCTCAATGATCGGACGATAGAAGGCGACTTTCAGTGGTCAGATGGGAACCCACTGGTAAGTCATATATAGTGTCCTGCACATATAAAAATTCACAGTAGACAAATTATTTTAAACTTCAGGTTTTTGCTTCCACTTGCCTATCAACCTTCAATTTTTGATATTTCATTAATCTCATAGACCCAACACATCCATCCAGTTGCATAGCTCTAGGTATCCTTAGCCTATGCTAGACTAAAACCACTAAGAAGTCAACTTTAGACTATCCTATCAAAACTTCCACAACTGTACCTCATACATATGCACATGGCAGTATTATAACGCTTGAACATTTCCACTTTTTTTTCCTATAGCTTTTTGAAAATTGGAACCAAGGACAACCTGACAGCTACTTTCTCTCCGGTGAAGACTGTGTGGTCATGGGTTGGCATGATGGAGGTCTCTGGAGTGATGTTCCATGCAACTACCATCTTCCATACACCTGTAAAATGGGCCTGGGTAAGATTGACAAAAAATTTGTCGCCATCCTAACTATGTCCCATAATGGAAGGGGAGTGTTTTATGGCATCACATGTCAATGTTTGTTCTAGTGTCTTGTGGTCCTCCACCCGAAGTTGTTAATGCTTCTATATACGGCCGTCCCAAAAAGAAATACCCTATAAGTTCTGTGGTAGGATATCGTTGCGATGATGGCTTTGTGAAACGGAATTTACCCATCATCAAGTGCCAGTCAGATGGAGTATGGGAAGAACCACAGATAAATTGCTTGCCCGGTAAGAAGACAGAAAGACCACCTACCTAAAAGATGATAGGACTGTGTCACATGAGGCCATTTGGAGTTGCTAAGATGGCTGTACACCGTGTGTAATCAAAACCATATGTGTGATGTGTTATTAGCTGCCTTCTCAGCTACCCTAGGGAAAATCTAAACAACTGTAGTTTAAGATGGCCTAACTGATTGGAATCTTCACTTCATGGGCATGTAGGTATATGTTTGAAGCAGACACATACCTAAATATCTAGTATTAACACCACTACACTCCCTTCTTTTCTCACAGGATTTATGCAGCCATAGCTATGGGTGGCTTATCAGAAATGGGCCAAAGGTGCTGGGCACCATGGGTATCTAAGCCAACAACTTATTCTGACTTGGCTAGGTTAGAT
This region of Bufo gargarizans isolate SCDJY-AF-19 chromosome 11, ASM1485885v1, whole genome shotgun sequence genomic DNA includes:
- the BCAN gene encoding brevican core protein codes for the protein MKLYLLLLFLWGLTAQALTSDTDGGSKNYKSLKVKIENSTTKAVLSGTLTIPCHITYHSEPEDVGIGRRAVLTTPRVKWTFISNGKEEEILVARGHKVKISEGYKSRASLPEYSASAYDVTLVLRELIRNDSGIYRCHVQHGIEDDYAMVEVKIKGVVFLYREGTNRYTYTFTMAQEACARIKAHIATADQLLAAYHGGFEQCDAGWIADQTVRYPIHTPREGCYGDMDGFPGVRNYGVLDPDDMYDVYCYAEDLKGQVFLSSSPNKFTLVEAKEHCKTLGTEIATTGQLYSAWSEGLDQCNPGWLADGSVRYPIVTPRERCGGNAPGVKTIFLFRNQTGFPNSQEKYDVYCFRGKDTLLTHDPPVPRDRDVITVTESFEELKFPDVKAENEAQGLVHSIPLDETHLTKTSQEDKNTTVLKDEQESPPSPPHPTSQTHESIVSDEEDLSPAFASFPPYEDHSDDNEESTIGYTINMPILQSSQETKVGLVPEDTSSESTRRTVEGPVLPTAGDSILSVIIVSTHAENFYDNFTGSAQEPGVAVSESANYYHTDENPDPTQFPKRENETDANIEKETDQGDEYNITKADDSSVMSTIFPSTLKVEVSHTDTEKKLAELYDNQAIDTTSQTTAIYMFPTVHPSTDHFEGSGQEDQSAFSGGLIHSQTTQGSVVELASGYYFSATQDPIKDVHDLDSNLDPKTPIPPSSQPKLDNSSKLSWEDGSGDVTESTWITLNSGSSVNTNITQKHKTNVTVEKDGQHNTTHTPMLLTQGLYGSKETSSAPVSHLLSPNMSRVQSIITDIREQTTIIGTVENTKDLESKTDVSPTFTTFTSSPNNPRNSSHHNLEKTIPPTASLSPSDPLPAVPTEKAIVGSSINFSDICYPNPCENGGTCIDEDDGEFRCLCLPGYFGKVCHINVDKCLEDWDTFQGFCYKHFYDRKRWEEAETHCREYGGHLVSIVTPEEQDFVNNQYKDFQWTGLNDRTIEGDFQWSDGNPLLFENWNQGQPDSYFLSGEDCVVMGWHDGGLWSDVPCNYHLPYTCKMGLVSCGPPPEVVNASIYGRPKKKYPISSVVGYRCDDGFVKRNLPIIKCQSDGVWEEPQINCLPALQ